One segment of Nocardia farcinica DNA contains the following:
- a CDS encoding VanW family protein codes for MTSESSTGRHGQGRRAGGEVGLRQLLESNRLAEAPTTQFRVPQQSDGPQQSDVPRQSADGAEWPGDSSPTVPIGTGRAGAPAPGAGAPPRRPTVPPGRTGGERPGPWWQQPTARRAGLAVGAVLAVAGIAYAADAALSAGEVPRGVVVAGVDIGGMDIDEADTRLRAALDGRADQEVPLRIGDVQDRMVPAAAGLGIDWAGTWDRIGGQPINPVTRFISLFGTRHVAVASTVDDAALDRQLDALKVHDQPTVEGTIRFDSAQPVAVPPVPGRVLDRAAARTEMIEHWIEGDPLTLPVVPAPLTVQPEAVDRALREIALPAVSGDVVFEGKGARAVLTPQQIATVLSFTPDGQGGLAANYNHDAAVAALAPQLATSEIEPKDATFALTGGRPRVVPAVVGDKVNWAKTLEQLPALLVAQQRTAQAVYEKVEPKLTTEAAEKLGIVEPMGEFTTSGFSGPSGVNIRTVARKVNGAVVRPGETFSLNEFTGPRGTAEGYVESGIIDHGRPSTAVGGGISQFATTLYNAAYFAGLEDAGHTEHSYYISRYPAAREATVFDGAIDLKFRNNTESGVYIEAFATDSEVTVRLWGTKTVNVESITGERTKPTEPTTITLPKGKDCIASEGAPGFTVSDTRVITDRKTGREISRTTRTVKYDPIPIVKCE; via the coding sequence GTGACCAGCGAGTCGAGCACCGGACGCCACGGTCAGGGCCGCCGAGCGGGCGGCGAGGTCGGTCTGCGCCAGCTCCTCGAATCGAACCGGCTGGCCGAGGCGCCCACCACCCAGTTCCGTGTCCCCCAGCAGAGCGACGGTCCGCAACAGAGCGACGTCCCGCGGCAGAGCGCCGACGGCGCGGAGTGGCCCGGTGATTCCTCACCCACCGTGCCCATCGGCACCGGCCGTGCCGGCGCACCCGCGCCCGGAGCGGGCGCCCCGCCGCGACGCCCGACGGTACCGCCCGGACGCACCGGCGGTGAGCGACCCGGGCCATGGTGGCAGCAGCCCACCGCCCGGCGCGCGGGACTCGCCGTCGGCGCCGTGCTGGCCGTCGCGGGTATCGCCTACGCCGCCGACGCCGCGCTCAGCGCCGGTGAGGTGCCGCGCGGCGTCGTGGTCGCCGGCGTCGACATCGGCGGCATGGACATCGACGAGGCCGACACCAGACTGCGTGCCGCCCTCGACGGCCGCGCCGACCAGGAGGTGCCGCTGCGCATCGGCGACGTGCAGGACCGGATGGTCCCCGCCGCCGCGGGGCTCGGCATCGACTGGGCGGGCACCTGGGACCGCATCGGTGGTCAGCCCATCAACCCGGTCACCCGCTTCATCTCCCTGTTCGGCACCCGCCACGTCGCGGTGGCCAGCACCGTCGACGACGCCGCGCTCGACCGTCAGCTCGACGCGCTGAAGGTGCACGACCAGCCCACCGTCGAAGGCACCATCCGCTTCGACAGCGCCCAGCCCGTCGCCGTGCCGCCGGTCCCCGGCCGCGTCCTGGACCGCGCCGCCGCTCGCACCGAGATGATCGAGCACTGGATCGAGGGCGACCCGCTCACCCTCCCGGTCGTTCCCGCACCGCTCACCGTCCAGCCCGAGGCCGTCGACCGCGCTCTGCGGGAGATCGCCCTGCCCGCCGTGAGCGGTGACGTCGTGTTCGAGGGCAAGGGCGCCAGGGCCGTGCTCACCCCGCAGCAGATCGCGACCGTGCTGTCCTTCACCCCCGACGGCCAGGGCGGACTCGCGGCGAACTACAACCACGACGCCGCGGTCGCCGCGCTCGCCCCGCAGCTGGCCACCTCCGAGATCGAACCCAAGGACGCCACCTTCGCCCTCACCGGCGGCAGGCCCCGGGTGGTGCCCGCCGTCGTCGGCGACAAGGTCAACTGGGCCAAGACCCTCGAACAGCTGCCCGCGCTGTTGGTCGCCCAGCAACGCACCGCCCAGGCCGTCTACGAGAAGGTCGAGCCCAAGCTCACCACCGAGGCCGCCGAGAAGCTCGGCATCGTCGAGCCCATGGGCGAATTCACCACCAGCGGTTTCAGCGGACCGTCCGGGGTGAACATCCGCACCGTCGCCCGCAAGGTCAACGGCGCGGTGGTGCGCCCGGGAGAAACGTTCTCGCTCAACGAGTTCACCGGCCCGCGCGGCACGGCCGAAGGGTACGTCGAGTCCGGCATCATCGACCACGGCCGCCCGAGCACCGCCGTCGGCGGCGGCATCAGCCAGTTCGCCACCACCCTCTACAACGCCGCCTACTTCGCCGGCCTGGAGGACGCGGGCCACACCGAACACAGCTACTACATCTCCCGCTACCCCGCCGCCCGCGAAGCCACCGTCTTCGACGGCGCCATCGACCTCAAGTTCCGCAACAACACCGAATCCGGCGTCTACATCGAAGCTTTCGCCACCGACTCGGAGGTCACCGTGCGCCTGTGGGGCACCAAGACCGTCAACGTCGAGTCCATCACCGGCGAACGCACCAAGCCCACCGAGCCCACCACCATCACCCTGCCCAAGGGCAAGGACTGCATCGCCTCCGAGGGTGCGCCCGGCTTCACCGTCAGCGACACCCGCGTGATCACCGACCGTAAGACCGGCCGCGAGATCTCCCGGACCACCCGCACGGTGAAGTACGACCCCATCCCGATCGTCAAGTGCGAGTGA
- a CDS encoding alpha/beta hydrolase family protein has translation MRIETSAGPAEVELDVPPDPRFLLLLTHGSGGGVDAKDLLAVRDSALALGGVVARARQPYRVAGRRAPGAADKQDAAWLEIVAAVRARYPQGPLVQGGRSNGARVACRTAVAAGARGVLALSFPLHPPGKPEKTRRDELLAAAPVAVVVVNGANDPFGVPDAADAAEVRVIPGQPHSFRGGFDVIVATVEPWLRRWSGQD, from the coding sequence GTGCGCATCGAGACCAGTGCGGGTCCGGCCGAGGTCGAGCTGGACGTGCCGCCCGACCCCCGGTTCCTGCTGCTGCTCACGCACGGCTCAGGTGGCGGCGTGGACGCGAAAGACCTACTGGCGGTTAGGGATTCGGCGCTGGCGCTGGGTGGTGTCGTGGCCAGGGCGAGGCAGCCCTACCGGGTGGCCGGCCGGCGGGCGCCGGGAGCCGCGGACAAGCAGGACGCGGCCTGGCTGGAGATCGTGGCGGCTGTGCGTGCCCGGTATCCGCAGGGACCCCTGGTGCAGGGCGGGCGTAGCAACGGGGCGCGGGTGGCCTGCCGGACCGCCGTGGCGGCGGGGGCGCGCGGGGTGCTGGCGCTGTCGTTCCCGCTGCATCCGCCGGGCAAACCCGAGAAGACCCGGCGGGACGAGTTGCTGGCGGCCGCGCCGGTGGCGGTGGTCGTGGTGAACGGGGCCAACGACCCGTTCGGGGTGCCGGATGCCGCCGACGCCGCCGAGGTGCGGGTGATCCCGGGGCAGCCGCATTCGTTCCGCGGCGGATTCGACGTCATCGTCGCGACGGTGGAGCCGTGGTTGCGGCGGTGGTCCGGTCAGGACTGA
- a CDS encoding helix-turn-helix domain-containing protein — protein MQVRWTGAEATELRLALGMTQQRFSEKSGIALSTVKKWAALRERIILSEKCAETVATMLERATPQQRARFAQSMAVVLPPVGGADTVGTQWSPDMWTAEATTVADDLTREDLMLDRRQLSRALLGVVVGSPLLEPLERWLAQPNSPLVSSRARPSVGLKEIEELENAARVFRAWDDRHGGGLRRKAVVGQLVEVKELLGESHPPAIRLRLAGTMAQLAETAAMMSWDSGDQNLAQRYYALAARAAREADDPAFCAVVLAGMARQLLSLHRAGDALELIRIAQDHSDGRVTAATQAMLYTREAWAYAMLERPTAFRRTCDKAKSVLADADRAADPYWIEYFDDAELSGTVGGRLLQMARRDPGLAGEAADEISRAIDLRRPDRRRAAALDQLNMVEARLIEGELEEACRVGQAAIAVAEHTASDRVAKKLARVYNRTGRFANVRVVADLRERMRPLVATV, from the coding sequence ATGCAGGTCAGATGGACCGGTGCGGAGGCGACCGAGCTGCGGTTGGCGCTCGGGATGACACAGCAACGCTTCTCGGAGAAGTCCGGCATCGCACTGTCCACGGTCAAGAAGTGGGCAGCGCTCCGTGAGCGGATCATTCTCAGCGAGAAGTGTGCCGAGACCGTCGCCACGATGCTGGAACGAGCCACGCCTCAGCAGCGGGCGCGGTTCGCCCAGTCGATGGCCGTTGTTCTGCCGCCGGTGGGCGGGGCGGATACCGTGGGAACCCAGTGGTCTCCGGACATGTGGACGGCCGAGGCCACGACGGTCGCCGACGACCTGACTCGGGAGGACCTGATGCTCGATCGCCGCCAGCTCAGCCGAGCGTTGCTCGGTGTCGTGGTGGGATCACCGCTGCTGGAGCCGCTCGAGCGGTGGCTCGCACAGCCGAACTCGCCGCTGGTGTCGAGCCGAGCACGGCCCAGTGTCGGACTGAAGGAGATCGAGGAACTCGAGAACGCGGCACGCGTGTTTCGCGCGTGGGACGACCGCCACGGCGGGGGACTGCGACGCAAGGCTGTCGTCGGGCAATTGGTCGAGGTGAAGGAATTGCTCGGCGAGTCGCACCCGCCCGCGATTCGACTTCGGCTCGCGGGGACGATGGCGCAGCTCGCGGAGACCGCGGCGATGATGTCCTGGGACTCCGGAGATCAGAACCTGGCGCAGCGCTACTACGCCCTCGCGGCGCGCGCAGCACGGGAGGCCGACGATCCGGCGTTTTGCGCGGTGGTGCTGGCCGGAATGGCTCGGCAACTGCTCTCGCTGCACCGAGCCGGAGACGCACTCGAGTTGATTCGGATCGCACAGGACCACAGTGACGGTCGCGTGACTGCAGCGACGCAAGCCATGCTGTACACGCGGGAAGCGTGGGCGTACGCGATGCTCGAGCGCCCGACCGCGTTCCGCCGGACTTGCGACAAAGCGAAGTCGGTGTTGGCAGACGCGGACCGTGCCGCGGACCCGTACTGGATCGAGTACTTCGATGACGCGGAACTATCCGGAACGGTCGGTGGGCGCCTGCTGCAGATGGCTCGCCGCGATCCCGGTCTTGCCGGGGAGGCTGCCGACGAGATCAGCCGGGCAATCGACCTGCGCCGTCCAGACCGTCGGCGCGCTGCCGCACTGGATCAGCTGAACATGGTCGAGGCGAGGCTGATCGAGGGTGAGCTCGAGGAGGCGTGCCGCGTCGGCCAAGCCGCAATCGCAGTCGCCGAGCACACTGCATCTGATCGGGTCGCGAAGAAGCTTGCCAGGGTGTACAACCGGACGGGGCGTTTCGCGAATGTGCGCGTGGTGGCTGACCTGCGGGAGCGGATGCGGCCTCTGGTGGCGACGGTGTGA
- the gnd gene encoding phosphogluconate dehydrogenase (NAD(+)-dependent, decarboxylating), translating to MQLGMIGLGRMGGNIVRRIVRDGHTAVGYERKSANIEELRAELGERFQGTTDLREFVAALETPRVVWVMIPAGATGAVIAEVAELLEPGDIVIDGGNSRYHDDIRRAEELKPKGIHYVDIGTSGGVFGLDRGFCLMIGGEPEPVAHLDPLLKSIAPGVDAAPRTPGRTGEPTPAEQGYLHCGPAGAGHFVKMVHNGIEYGAMAAYAEGLNILHKADYGLSHSGEFSAEETPLEHPEHYRYRIDVPEVTEVWRRGSVVASWLLDLTAAALHADPNLDSFGGRVSDSGEGRWTLDAAIDTGVPAPVLAAALFGRFSSRGESLYADKVLSAMRKAFGGHNELPRT from the coding sequence ATGCAGCTGGGAATGATCGGCCTGGGCCGGATGGGCGGCAACATCGTCCGCCGGATCGTCCGCGACGGGCACACCGCCGTCGGGTACGAACGCAAGAGCGCCAACATCGAGGAACTGCGGGCCGAGCTGGGCGAACGCTTCCAGGGCACGACCGACCTGCGCGAGTTCGTCGCCGCCCTGGAGACGCCGCGGGTGGTGTGGGTGATGATCCCGGCGGGCGCGACCGGGGCGGTGATCGCCGAGGTGGCCGAGCTGCTGGAGCCGGGCGACATCGTGATCGACGGCGGCAACAGCCGCTACCACGACGACATCCGGCGGGCCGAGGAGCTGAAGCCGAAGGGCATCCACTACGTCGACATCGGCACCTCGGGCGGGGTGTTCGGCCTCGACCGCGGATTCTGCCTGATGATCGGCGGGGAGCCGGAGCCGGTCGCGCATCTCGACCCGCTGCTGAAGTCGATCGCCCCTGGCGTGGACGCGGCGCCGCGCACGCCCGGCCGCACCGGCGAGCCCACCCCCGCCGAACAGGGCTACCTGCACTGCGGACCGGCCGGCGCCGGGCATTTCGTCAAGATGGTGCACAACGGCATCGAATACGGGGCGATGGCGGCCTACGCCGAAGGGCTCAACATTCTCCACAAGGCCGACTACGGTCTGTCGCACTCCGGGGAGTTCTCCGCCGAGGAGACGCCGCTCGAACACCCCGAGCACTACCGCTACCGCATCGATGTGCCGGAAGTCACCGAAGTGTGGCGGCGTGGTTCGGTGGTGGCCTCCTGGCTGCTGGATCTCACGGCGGCGGCGCTGCACGCCGACCCGAACCTGGATTCCTTCGGCGGCCGGGTATCCGATTCCGGCGAGGGTCGGTGGACGCTGGACGCGGCGATCGATACCGGCGTGCCCGCGCCGGTGCTGGCGGCGGCGCTGTTCGGGCGGTTCTCCTCGCGCGGGGAGTCGCTGTACGCCGACAAGGTGCTCTCGGCGATGCGCAAGGCCTTCGGCGGGCACAACGAATTGCCGCGGACATGA
- a CDS encoding DUF4185 domain-containing protein has product MKRSLSALARFGVLAAACSVALAAPAVADPNNVNPIPVLNGWRGLPDLPGPTEAVFQMTGMDSPNRTQNVNVLGTDLGIMWDDGAGRMITAFGDSAGLGFPNLLAGSMWAWTSNVLFRSSTKDPSDGIYFDSVVPNPLPSPKIPGIEISLIPTAGVSVGGVQYMSMMSVREWGDHGKWHTNFATLAASGDGGQTWAQLTHTRRANIDGHERFQQNAFLKNDGFVYRFGTPAGRDNPGFISRVREADIANIDAYEYWDGREWKLNDPKASAPIVGNVGELSVQWNDHLGQFVMLTTDPANSVVMRTASAPEGPWSPPRVLVDARDLPSAYAPMIFPYQTGDDLYFLLTVHSQYNVLLMRTPL; this is encoded by the coding sequence ATGAAACGATCGCTGTCCGCACTCGCCAGATTCGGCGTGCTCGCCGCCGCCTGCAGCGTCGCGCTGGCGGCCCCCGCCGTCGCCGACCCGAACAACGTCAACCCCATCCCGGTGCTCAACGGCTGGCGCGGCCTGCCCGACCTGCCCGGCCCCACCGAGGCCGTCTTCCAGATGACGGGCATGGACAGCCCCAACCGCACCCAGAACGTCAACGTCCTCGGCACCGACCTCGGCATCATGTGGGACGACGGCGCCGGCCGCATGATCACCGCCTTCGGCGACAGCGCGGGCCTCGGGTTCCCCAACCTGCTCGCGGGCAGCATGTGGGCCTGGACCTCCAACGTGCTGTTCCGCAGCAGCACCAAGGACCCCTCCGACGGCATCTACTTCGACAGCGTCGTCCCCAACCCGCTGCCCAGCCCGAAGATCCCCGGCATCGAGATCAGCCTCATCCCCACCGCGGGCGTCTCCGTCGGCGGTGTGCAGTACATGAGCATGATGTCGGTGCGCGAATGGGGCGACCACGGCAAGTGGCACACCAACTTCGCCACCCTCGCCGCCTCCGGCGACGGCGGCCAGACCTGGGCCCAACTCACCCACACCCGCCGCGCCAACATCGACGGCCACGAACGGTTCCAACAGAACGCTTTTCTGAAGAACGACGGGTTCGTCTACCGCTTCGGCACCCCCGCCGGACGGGACAATCCCGGCTTCATCTCCCGCGTGCGCGAAGCCGACATCGCCAACATCGACGCCTACGAATACTGGGACGGGCGGGAGTGGAAGCTCAACGACCCCAAGGCATCCGCGCCGATCGTGGGCAACGTCGGTGAACTGTCGGTGCAGTGGAACGACCACCTCGGACAGTTCGTCATGCTCACCACCGACCCGGCGAATTCGGTTGTGATGCGGACAGCCTCGGCACCGGAAGGACCGTGGAGCCCGCCACGGGTGTTGGTGGATGCGCGGGACCTGCCGTCCGCTTACGCGCCCATGATCTTCCCCTACCAGACCGGGGACGATCTGTACTTCCTGCTGACCGTGCACAGCCAATACAACGTGCTGCTCATGCGAACACCGTTGTGA
- a CDS encoding class I SAM-dependent methyltransferase, translating to MDAADWDERYAQSELVWGAPPNNTVVEYVYGLQRRTTAEDEGRLPRALDLACGEGRNALWLATHGWEVHAVDFSQVGIDKGRTVATRLSRSVRSRITWQCADVTDLDAAGVSGPFELVLMVFLHLPEQQRRAVVRAAARRLAPEGTLLVLGHDSTNLTDGHGGPQDPAILFTPDDIAADLAGEPDIRIRIADRVLRPTEAGEAIDALVVASRDPAQS from the coding sequence ATGGATGCGGCCGACTGGGACGAGCGGTACGCGCAGAGCGAACTGGTCTGGGGTGCGCCGCCGAACAACACGGTGGTGGAGTACGTCTACGGCCTGCAGCGGCGCACGACGGCGGAGGACGAGGGCCGGTTGCCGCGCGCACTGGATCTCGCGTGCGGTGAGGGGCGCAACGCGCTGTGGCTGGCCACCCACGGCTGGGAGGTGCACGCGGTCGACTTCTCGCAGGTCGGCATCGACAAGGGGCGGACGGTGGCGACCCGGCTGTCGCGCTCGGTGCGGAGCCGGATCACCTGGCAGTGCGCGGACGTCACCGATCTCGACGCGGCGGGCGTCAGCGGCCCGTTCGAGTTGGTGCTGATGGTGTTCCTGCACCTGCCCGAACAGCAGCGGCGCGCGGTCGTGCGGGCGGCGGCCCGGCGGCTGGCGCCCGAGGGCACCCTGCTGGTGCTCGGCCACGACAGCACCAACCTCACCGACGGTCACGGCGGCCCGCAGGACCCCGCGATCCTGTTCACCCCCGACGACATCGCCGCCGACCTGGCCGGCGAACCGGACATCAGGATCAGGATCGCCGACCGCGTCCTGCGCCCGACCGAGGCGGGCGAGGCCATCGACGCGCTGGTGGTGGCGAGTCGCGATCCCGCTCAGTCCTGA
- a CDS encoding acyl-CoA dehydrogenase, producing the protein MGHYKSNVRDLEFNLFEVLGLGSILDSGAYGDLDTDTVKEMLNEVRRLAEGPLGESFADADRNPPVFDPETHSVTLPESFKKSYKTLEEGGWDKFSVDEELGGIKFPRTAYWAIAELILGAQPAAFMYAAGAGFANIFYNNATEEQKKWAKIAVEQGWGATMVLTEPDAGSDVGAGRTKAIKQEDGSWHIEGVKRFITSADSDDLFPNIMHLVLARPEGAGPGTKGLSLFFVPKFHFDPETGELGERNGVFVTNVEHKMGLKVSATCEVTFGGHGVPAKGWLVGEVHNGIAQMFEVIEHARMMVGTKAIATLSTGYLNALDYAKNRVQGADLTQMTDKAAPRVTITHHPDVRRSLAMQKAYAEGLRAVYLYTAAHQDVDVAAQVSGADADLAARVNDLLLPIVKGVGSERAYQYLTESLQTFGGSGFLQDYPIEQYIRDAKIDSLYEGTTAIQAQDFFFRKIARDRGVALAHVAGQVQKFIDAESGNGRLKAERKLLATALEDVQAMAATLTGHLMGAQQDPKELYKVGLGSVRFLLAVGDLLIGWQLLRHAEVAIAALDNGSDEPFYHGKIATAQFFARNVLPELTATRAILANLDNDIMELDEAAF; encoded by the coding sequence ATGGGTCACTACAAGAGCAACGTCCGCGACCTGGAGTTCAACCTCTTCGAGGTCCTGGGTCTGGGCAGCATCCTGGACAGCGGCGCCTACGGCGACCTGGACACCGACACCGTCAAGGAGATGCTCAACGAAGTGCGTCGCCTGGCCGAGGGCCCGCTCGGTGAGTCCTTCGCCGACGCCGACCGCAACCCCCCGGTCTTCGACCCCGAAACTCACTCGGTGACCCTGCCCGAGTCGTTCAAGAAGAGCTACAAGACCCTCGAAGAGGGCGGCTGGGACAAGTTCTCCGTCGATGAGGAGCTCGGCGGCATCAAGTTCCCCCGCACCGCCTACTGGGCCATCGCCGAGCTGATCCTGGGCGCGCAGCCCGCCGCCTTCATGTACGCCGCGGGCGCCGGCTTCGCCAACATCTTCTACAACAACGCCACCGAAGAGCAGAAGAAGTGGGCCAAGATCGCCGTCGAGCAGGGCTGGGGCGCCACCATGGTGCTCACCGAGCCCGATGCCGGCTCCGACGTGGGCGCGGGCCGCACCAAGGCCATCAAGCAGGAGGACGGCTCCTGGCACATCGAGGGCGTCAAGCGGTTCATCACCTCCGCCGACTCCGACGACCTGTTCCCGAACATCATGCACCTGGTGCTGGCGCGCCCCGAGGGCGCCGGGCCGGGCACGAAGGGCCTGTCGCTGTTCTTCGTGCCGAAGTTCCACTTCGATCCGGAGACCGGTGAGCTGGGCGAGCGCAACGGCGTGTTCGTCACCAACGTCGAGCACAAGATGGGCCTGAAGGTCTCGGCCACCTGTGAGGTCACCTTCGGCGGCCACGGCGTCCCCGCCAAGGGCTGGCTGGTGGGCGAGGTGCACAACGGCATCGCGCAGATGTTCGAGGTCATCGAGCACGCCCGCATGATGGTCGGCACCAAGGCCATCGCGACCCTGTCGACCGGCTACCTGAACGCGCTGGACTACGCCAAGAACCGCGTGCAGGGCGCCGACCTGACCCAGATGACCGACAAGGCGGCCCCGCGCGTCACCATCACCCACCACCCCGACGTGCGGCGCAGCCTGGCCATGCAGAAGGCCTACGCCGAGGGCCTGCGCGCGGTGTACCTCTACACCGCCGCCCACCAGGACGTCGATGTGGCCGCGCAGGTCTCCGGCGCCGACGCCGACCTGGCGGCGCGCGTGAACGATCTGCTGCTGCCGATCGTCAAGGGCGTCGGCTCCGAGCGCGCCTACCAGTACCTGACCGAATCGCTGCAGACCTTCGGTGGCTCCGGCTTCCTGCAGGACTACCCGATCGAGCAGTACATCCGCGACGCCAAGATCGACAGCCTCTACGAGGGCACCACCGCGATCCAGGCGCAGGACTTCTTCTTCCGCAAGATCGCCCGCGACCGCGGCGTCGCCCTGGCCCACGTGGCCGGGCAGGTGCAGAAGTTCATCGACGCCGAGTCCGGCAACGGCCGCCTCAAGGCCGAGCGCAAGCTGCTCGCCACCGCCCTCGAGGACGTGCAGGCCATGGCCGCCACCCTCACCGGCCACCTGATGGGCGCCCAGCAGGACCCGAAGGAGCTCTACAAGGTCGGCCTGGGTTCGGTGCGCTTCCTGCTCGCCGTCGGCGACCTGCTCATCGGCTGGCAGCTGCTGCGCCACGCCGAGGTCGCGATCGCCGCCCTGGACAACGGCTCCGACGAGCCCTTCTACCACGGCAAGATCGCCACCGCGCAGTTCTTCGCCCGCAACGTCCTGCCCGAGCTGACCGCCACCCGCGCGATCCTGGCCAACCTGGACAACGACATCATGGAGCTCGACGAAGCCGCGTTCTGA
- a CDS encoding lipase family protein, with protein MGWKTITAALAGAALTMSAAGAAVAEPLPPRTPGLNEVFNGYVVGALQGATAASPDEILRGLRADDPFYEEPPLTGAEQPGTVLKSKKVDVLFTGVKPANLDAYKLMYVTTGLDGVTPIISTGILMIPVDGQPVGEKHLISYQEANDSVGPSCHPSTQWTGGAPMDGASWSALGPLALMFGKGHAVMISDVGNDADRDPHGVFAGKFAARAQLDGARAALNFTEGGLNPDAQVALFGIAGGGVGAAFAAELQPTYAPDLDVKSTVLEGMVVNPRNFMRVADGSVGSGFAFATLLGLEPWYPEMELDAKLNPAGKAVADYYRTQCQTPAYFTLPFLPLNTLFTSGVHPADEPAFQHVFEDNVLGRSGTPGAPVLIASCAADDSFMSLVPARDARELADTYRAAGADVTYAPTDCSMVTMLTNLYQWGTDLFGMQTIDWLDSRFE; from the coding sequence ATGGGTTGGAAGACGATCACGGCCGCGCTCGCGGGCGCGGCACTGACGATGTCGGCTGCGGGCGCCGCCGTGGCGGAACCGCTGCCGCCGCGCACGCCGGGCCTGAACGAGGTGTTCAACGGCTACGTCGTCGGCGCGCTGCAAGGCGCCACCGCCGCCTCCCCCGACGAGATTCTCCGTGGTCTGCGGGCCGACGACCCCTTCTACGAAGAACCGCCGCTCACCGGCGCCGAGCAGCCGGGCACGGTGCTGAAGTCGAAGAAGGTCGACGTGCTGTTCACCGGTGTGAAGCCGGCGAACCTCGACGCCTACAAGCTCATGTACGTCACCACCGGGCTGGACGGGGTCACGCCGATCATCAGCACCGGCATCCTGATGATCCCGGTGGACGGGCAGCCGGTCGGTGAGAAGCACCTGATCTCCTACCAGGAGGCCAACGACAGCGTCGGTCCGTCCTGTCATCCGAGCACCCAGTGGACCGGCGGGGCGCCCATGGACGGCGCGTCCTGGTCGGCCCTCGGCCCGCTGGCGCTGATGTTCGGCAAGGGCCACGCGGTGATGATCTCCGATGTCGGCAACGACGCCGACCGGGATCCGCACGGTGTGTTCGCGGGCAAGTTCGCCGCGCGCGCCCAGCTCGACGGCGCCCGCGCCGCGCTGAACTTCACCGAGGGCGGGCTGAATCCCGACGCGCAGGTGGCGCTGTTCGGCATCGCGGGCGGCGGCGTCGGCGCCGCCTTCGCCGCCGAACTCCAGCCGACCTACGCCCCGGACCTCGACGTGAAGTCCACCGTGCTCGAGGGCATGGTCGTCAACCCGCGCAACTTCATGCGCGTCGCCGACGGCTCGGTCGGCTCCGGCTTCGCCTTCGCCACCCTGCTCGGCCTCGAGCCGTGGTACCCGGAGATGGAGCTGGACGCGAAACTGAACCCGGCGGGCAAGGCCGTCGCCGACTACTACCGCACCCAGTGCCAGACCCCCGCCTACTTCACGCTGCCGTTCCTCCCGCTGAACACCCTGTTCACCTCGGGTGTGCACCCGGCCGACGAGCCCGCCTTCCAGCACGTGTTCGAGGACAACGTGCTCGGCCGGTCGGGCACCCCGGGCGCGCCGGTGCTCATCGCCTCGTGCGCGGCCGACGATTCGTTCATGTCGCTGGTGCCCGCCCGCGACGCCCGCGAGCTCGCCGACACCTACCGGGCGGCGGGCGCCGACGTCACCTACGCGCCCACCGACTGCAGCATGGTCACCATGCTGACCAACCTCTACCAGTGGGGCACGGACCTGTTCGGCATGCAGACCATCGACTGGCTCGACAGCCGGTTCGAGTGA
- a CDS encoding DNA-directed RNA polymerase subunit beta — protein MTSVLGDTSTSRCQFYRRVCALPAVVRPDSGQIVFRAGSVGAITMPAVLGSQVRIHLTGRNHSAGGVISHPRSKRWTFLICPDVPDEVSLFCELFRCNVTLACVGAEIALPAPRAADDAFRVWVDEPTNPFRPSGMTVIESVRACAAMGSGRHG, from the coding sequence ATGACATCCGTTCTCGGTGACACCTCGACCAGCAGATGCCAGTTCTACCGTCGCGTCTGTGCGCTACCGGCAGTTGTACGCCCCGACAGCGGGCAAATCGTCTTCCGCGCGGGTTCGGTCGGCGCAATAACCATGCCCGCTGTGCTCGGTTCTCAGGTCCGGATACATCTAACGGGCAGAAATCACTCTGCGGGCGGCGTTATTTCGCATCCGCGGTCGAAGCGGTGGACGTTCCTCATCTGCCCCGACGTACCCGACGAGGTATCGCTGTTCTGCGAGCTTTTCCGCTGCAACGTCACCCTCGCCTGTGTAGGTGCCGAAATCGCGTTGCCCGCCCCGCGAGCCGCCGACGACGCCTTCCGGGTCTGGGTGGATGAGCCGACCAATCCCTTCCGACCTTCCGGCATGACGGTCATCGAATCAGTGCGTGCGTGCGCGGCAATGGGGTCGGGGCGGCATGGCTGA